One Gordonia mangrovi genomic region harbors:
- a CDS encoding SURF1 family cytochrome oxidase biogenesis protein: MQVVRTLLRPGWLALGVVVVAFAAMCFTLLAPWQLGKNSATEHRNDLIASAVAQSAVPIGDVAPAGAGFDPSTEWREVTLTGRYLTDREVLVRLRSAEERPAVEVLTPFATDDGARVVLVDRGYVRPEQGALPAVPAAPSETTTIDARIRKSEGTSAGRGVHTEAGRVAVYTIDPAEVGRAVDTSLDPFYLQLSPDQPGSLGEIGLPQLDSGPYLSYGLQWLAFGIMAPLGAGYFVYSEIRQRRRASQATAQTESTPEVGTPDMTADPVAPVRNRRAQVRADLREAGTASGTRQRHQIGTAPDSETVDADVRAKLSRRYGG, from the coding sequence GTGCAGGTGGTGCGGACGTTGTTGCGCCCGGGGTGGCTCGCCCTGGGCGTGGTGGTCGTGGCGTTCGCCGCGATGTGCTTCACTCTGCTCGCGCCGTGGCAACTGGGGAAGAACTCCGCAACCGAGCACCGCAACGACCTGATCGCCTCCGCCGTGGCACAGTCGGCGGTTCCGATCGGAGACGTCGCGCCGGCCGGAGCCGGTTTCGACCCGTCGACCGAGTGGCGTGAGGTCACCTTGACGGGGCGCTATCTGACCGACCGGGAGGTGCTCGTGCGGCTGCGGTCGGCCGAGGAGCGCCCGGCCGTCGAGGTGCTCACACCGTTCGCCACCGATGACGGCGCGCGCGTGGTCCTCGTGGATCGCGGCTATGTCCGCCCCGAGCAGGGCGCGTTGCCCGCGGTTCCCGCCGCGCCGTCCGAGACCACCACGATCGACGCGCGAATCCGCAAGAGTGAGGGCACATCTGCGGGCCGTGGCGTCCACACCGAAGCCGGCCGCGTGGCCGTGTACACCATCGACCCGGCGGAGGTCGGCCGGGCCGTCGATACGTCCCTGGACCCGTTCTATCTGCAACTGTCACCCGACCAGCCCGGGTCGCTGGGCGAGATCGGCCTGCCGCAACTCGATTCGGGTCCCTACCTCTCCTACGGTCTGCAGTGGCTGGCGTTCGGCATCATGGCACCGCTCGGCGCCGGCTATTTCGTCTACTCCGAGATCCGCCAGCGGCGCCGTGCATCGCAGGCGACCGCGCAGACGGAATCCACCCCGGAGGTCGGCACGCCCGACATGACCGCCGACCCGGTCGCTCCGGTCCGCAACCGGCGTGCGCAGGTCCGCGCAGACCTGCGCGAGGCGGGCACCGCCTCGGGTACGCGGCAGCGTCATCAGATCGGCACCGCCCCGGATTCCGAAACGGTCGACGCCGACGTGCGCGCCAAACTCAGCCGCCGCTACGGCGGTTGA
- a CDS encoding cobalamin biosynthesis protein: protein MSDPSLPSASPARAHVGLGIAGGLLIGVAADRLLGDPTHWHPVAGIGRSIAALEARLYADSRARGVGLAGVGVGAAWAVGALAARQSRVSGTVLVTATATWAVLGGTTLSRVGESMADALDAGDLEAARRLVPSLCGRDPYALDEAGMTRAAVESIAENTSDAAVAPLVWGGLAGIPGLLAYRTVNTLDAMVGYRNERYGRFGWASARLDDAANLLPARLSGVLVVALGGTPLRTAATWRRDAGRHPSPNAGVVEAAFAGALGVQLGGRTEYPHGVENRPLLGGGAVPTTADLRAAVRLSRRVQVGAAVMAAVVAVLINRRSGG from the coding sequence GTGTCCGACCCTTCGCTCCCTTCTGCGTCTCCGGCGCGTGCCCACGTGGGCCTCGGTATCGCGGGAGGCCTACTGATCGGGGTCGCCGCCGATCGGCTGCTCGGCGACCCGACGCACTGGCATCCTGTCGCCGGTATCGGCCGTTCGATCGCGGCGCTGGAGGCCCGTCTGTACGCGGATTCGCGCGCGCGGGGTGTGGGACTGGCGGGGGTGGGCGTGGGCGCGGCGTGGGCGGTCGGCGCGCTCGCGGCGCGGCAGTCGCGGGTGTCGGGGACCGTCCTGGTCACCGCGACGGCCACCTGGGCGGTGCTCGGCGGGACCACCTTGAGCCGGGTGGGTGAGTCGATGGCCGACGCCCTCGACGCGGGTGACCTGGAAGCGGCGCGCCGCCTCGTACCGAGCCTGTGCGGACGGGACCCGTATGCGCTCGACGAAGCCGGGATGACGCGCGCCGCGGTGGAATCGATCGCCGAGAACACCTCGGACGCGGCCGTGGCGCCGCTGGTGTGGGGCGGACTGGCCGGTATACCCGGCCTGCTCGCGTATCGGACCGTCAACACCCTCGATGCGATGGTCGGCTATCGCAACGAACGCTACGGCCGGTTCGGGTGGGCGTCGGCCCGCCTCGATGACGCGGCGAACCTGCTGCCGGCGCGGCTGTCCGGCGTACTGGTGGTGGCGCTCGGCGGCACCCCGCTGCGCACCGCCGCAACGTGGCGTCGCGATGCCGGCCGCCATCCGAGCCCGAACGCCGGGGTCGTCGAGGCCGCGTTCGCCGGGGCGCTCGGTGTGCAACTCGGCGGACGAACGGAGTATCCGCACGGTGTGGAGAACCGACCCTTGCTGGGGGGCGGGGCCGTGCCGACGACCGCCGACCTACGGGCCGCCGTGCGGTTGTCGCGGCGGGTGCAAGTCGGTGCCGCAGTGATGGCAGCGGTCGTGGCGGTACTGATCAACCGCCGTAGCGGCGGCTGA
- the cobC gene encoding Rv2231c family pyridoxal phosphate-dependent protein CobC, whose protein sequence is MTSGLFARDRHGDADAEPGLVDFAVNVRGGPPPFVADALAGRIGDLATYPSADDERRAVDTIAAAHGRAYDEVLLLSGAAEGFELLPRLEPRHAALIQPSFTEPEIALRAAGVPITDVILSDPWELDSAAVPEDADLVVLGNPTNPTSVLHPASAIERLRRPGRLVVVDEAFADITLDPRTGHPEPESVAHRSRPDLIVIRSVTKTFGLAGLRAGYLLATPEVIGRVTVGRRPWPLGTLALTALTECVGPTGRDHAHREAGRIAEDRAEMVAMLSAAGIEVCGEPRASFVLIRLPQALRLKQRLREKGFAVRSAANFVGLDDDHVRLAVRDVDRTRTLVDTITAIREEIAGCPQPSQR, encoded by the coding sequence ATGACATCGGGGCTGTTCGCCCGGGATCGGCACGGCGATGCCGACGCCGAACCGGGACTTGTCGACTTCGCGGTGAATGTCCGCGGCGGGCCGCCACCATTCGTCGCCGATGCCCTCGCGGGCCGGATCGGCGACCTCGCCACCTACCCGTCGGCCGACGACGAGCGGCGCGCGGTGGACACGATCGCCGCCGCCCACGGGCGAGCGTATGACGAGGTGTTGCTGCTCTCCGGCGCGGCCGAGGGCTTCGAACTGCTGCCCAGACTCGAACCACGCCATGCCGCTCTCATCCAGCCGTCGTTCACCGAACCGGAGATCGCCCTGCGCGCCGCCGGAGTCCCGATCACCGACGTGATCCTCTCTGATCCTTGGGAATTGGATTCCGCAGCGGTACCCGAGGACGCCGATCTGGTGGTGCTGGGCAATCCCACCAATCCGACGTCGGTGCTGCACCCGGCGTCGGCGATCGAACGACTCCGGCGCCCCGGACGTCTCGTCGTGGTGGACGAGGCGTTCGCCGATATCACCCTCGATCCGCGCACCGGCCACCCGGAGCCCGAGTCCGTGGCCCACCGATCGCGGCCCGACCTGATCGTCATTCGCAGCGTGACAAAGACGTTCGGTCTCGCCGGATTGCGCGCCGGCTATCTGTTGGCGACCCCCGAGGTGATCGGTCGGGTGACGGTCGGTCGCCGCCCGTGGCCGCTGGGCACCCTGGCGTTGACCGCGCTGACCGAATGCGTCGGACCGACCGGTCGGGATCACGCGCACCGCGAGGCCGGCAGGATCGCCGAGGACCGCGCCGAGATGGTCGCCATGCTGTCGGCAGCGGGTATCGAGGTCTGCGGCGAGCCGCGCGCGTCCTTCGTGCTGATCCGGCTGCCACAAGCGCTGCGGCTCAAACAACGACTGCGGGAGAAGGGATTCGCGGTGCGCAGCGCCGCGAACTTCGTCGGTCTCGACGACGACCACGTCCGGTTGGCGGTGCGGGACGTCGACCGCACCCGAACCCTGGTCGACACCATCACGGCCATTCGAGAGGAGATCGCGGGATGCCCACAACCGTCGCAGAGGTGA
- a CDS encoding HAD hydrolase-like protein, whose amino-acid sequence MPATPDLATPLADPADRSTLLLVDLDGTITDSFDGIANSFRYALAAVGVDEPSPEVVAGIAGPPMIDTLTGLGLDAATAEAAMRAYRERYTDVGWLENSVFDGMGELLADLRAAGRTLAVATSKNEKTARAILEHFGLAQHFQVIAGASDDGRRRAKSDVIAHALRQLGVDATPGARVTAPPVVMVGDRAHDVDGAALYGIPAVIVAWGYALHGEEDSAAWAVGSVADLREVLGV is encoded by the coding sequence ATGCCTGCAACACCCGATCTCGCCACCCCTCTCGCCGATCCCGCCGATCGGTCGACGCTGCTGCTGGTAGATCTCGATGGCACCATCACCGACAGCTTCGACGGGATCGCCAACAGCTTCCGGTATGCCCTGGCCGCGGTGGGTGTCGACGAGCCGTCGCCCGAGGTGGTGGCGGGGATCGCCGGTCCGCCGATGATCGACACCCTCACCGGCCTCGGGCTCGATGCGGCCACGGCCGAGGCCGCCATGCGCGCCTATCGGGAGCGCTATACCGACGTCGGCTGGTTGGAGAACTCCGTGTTCGACGGCATGGGCGAACTGCTGGCCGACCTGCGGGCCGCAGGCCGCACGCTCGCGGTGGCGACGTCGAAGAACGAGAAGACCGCCCGCGCCATCCTGGAACACTTCGGTCTCGCCCAGCATTTTCAGGTCATCGCCGGCGCCAGCGATGACGGACGCCGCCGCGCCAAATCCGACGTCATCGCGCACGCGCTGAGGCAGCTCGGCGTCGATGCGACGCCGGGTGCGCGTGTGACCGCTCCACCTGTGGTGATGGTCGGTGATCGTGCTCACGATGTCGACGGCGCCGCGCTGTACGGGATTCCAGCGGTGATCGTCGCTTGGGGTTACGCTCTGCATGGGGAGGAGGACTCGGCGGCCTGGGCGGTCGGGTCCGTTGCAGATCTGCGCGAGGTACTTGGTGTCTGA
- a CDS encoding low molecular weight protein-tyrosine-phosphatase codes for MSDRLHVCFVCTGNICRSPMAQNIFRSVLDDSGLNGHVRVSSCGTSGWHTGEPADNRARTELLAHGYPDGHVASQLSPDHFDADLLVAMDAGHVRELERKRLGERVRLLRSFDPEADPEDLDLNDPYYGTGEDFEETREQIEAAIPGLLAWVHATLDGR; via the coding sequence GTGTCTGATCGACTACACGTGTGTTTCGTGTGCACCGGCAACATCTGCCGGTCACCGATGGCACAGAACATCTTCCGATCGGTCCTCGATGACTCGGGGCTGAACGGGCACGTCCGGGTGTCGAGCTGCGGCACGAGTGGGTGGCACACCGGCGAACCCGCCGACAACCGCGCGCGGACCGAATTGCTGGCGCACGGGTACCCGGATGGACATGTCGCGTCGCAACTGTCGCCCGACCACTTCGACGCCGACCTGCTGGTCGCCATGGATGCCGGCCACGTACGGGAGTTGGAGCGCAAGCGACTCGGTGAACGGGTGCGCCTACTCCGCAGCTTCGATCCGGAGGCGGATCCCGAGGATCTGGACCTCAACGACCCGTACTACGGCACCGGCGAGGACTTCGAGGAGACCCGAGAGCAGATCGAGGCCGCCATCCCCGGCCTCTTGGCGTGGGTGCACGCAACCCTCGACGGTCGGTGA